CGCCCGGCCTCAGCCGGACGACCGCGCCCACTTCGCTGATGATGCCGGTGAACATATCAGGGGTAGAGCTTCAGGCCCACGATTGCGCCCCATAGGGCGGCCCAGAGGAACATCCAGAGGTAGTCCAGCTTGTACGCGCCTTTGAAGCTGCCGTCCTCGTCGGTGGGTTTCCGCGCGAGCCAGACCAGGAGCGCCGCCGGAGCCACCGCCGCCAGGAAAAACCAGGGCGAGAGCTGGAACCCCAGCTCCACGCCCGAAAAGGCCACGAGGCCCCCGAAGAGGTAGCTGTTGCGATAGTAATCGGAAAAAACCTCGCGCTTGAAGGGCTTGCGGAAGGTCCGGTTGACGAAGTTGACGAGAATCATCCCCATGTAGGCCGAAAGGAGCAGGCCCGACAAGAGGTTGACCAGGTAGTCGTCCTTCCACAGGA
This genomic stretch from bacterium harbors:
- a CDS encoding DUF3307 domain-containing protein gives rise to the protein MNTFLFYRLLLAFLIGDYVLQFDWLFRLRYAKRWGVFVHAGFHLLATLVLCLPYLHDTWFFGAVVLVQVAHGFFDKIKKQNLWAFLGDQLFHLATLVGLAWLFGKLAPVDWLPAWLDVLWKDDYLVNLLSGLLLSAYMGMILVNFVNRTFRKPFKREVFSDYYRNSYLFGGLVAFSGVELGFQLSPWFFLAAVAPAALLVWLARKPTDEDGSFKGAYKLDYLWMFLWAALWGAIVGLKLYP